Within the Rhizobium grahamii genome, the region AACACGTCGATATCGAGCGTGCGCGGTCCCCAGCGCTCGATGCGCTCGCGCTTCATCGAGCGCTCCATCGCCAGACAGATGTCGAGCAGCGCTTCCGGCGAAAGCGTGGTTTCGATCAACGCGCAGGCGTTGAAGAAATAGGACTGGTCCGTCTTGCCCCACGGGGGTGTGCGAAAGAGCCTAGACACCGCGAGCACCCGACAGTCCGGCCGCTTGTCCAGCTCCTGCAATGCAACGGACATGGAATGAATGGGGTCGCCGATGTTGCCGCCGAGACCCAGGGTAGCGATTTGAAAGCCGAGATCAGACAAAATGCTCGATACTCACTTGGACGAAATCGAGAACGCCGGGCACCGGAGCATTTGGCTTGCGCACAGTGATCTTGGCGCGCTTGATCTGCGGAAACTTCTCGCAAAGACCTT harbors:
- the folK gene encoding 2-amino-4-hydroxy-6-hydroxymethyldihydropteridine diphosphokinase — protein: MSDLGFQIATLGLGGNIGDPIHSMSVALQELDKRPDCRVLAVSRLFRTPPWGKTDQSYFFNACALIETTLSPEALLDICLAMERSMKRERIERWGPRTLDIDVLTFADVKQDAPRLELPHPRMTGRGFVLMPLADVAPELVVDGEKVGDWLKQADIEGIEVADANQDWWSVH